One stretch of Cohnella algarum DNA includes these proteins:
- a CDS encoding DUF4242 domain-containing protein — protein sequence MSLYLIESVFGDSERNEQSLKTSLARLEQEAGAAGVRIVEVQVARDFGRSFLILEAGEGREGAPVEAVFERAGVPVALLKPVRLVGSELEAVKRQPDGIDYLVEWNIPEDLTMEQYLERKKRNSVHYAEVPEVTFSRTYVCEDMSKCLCFYRAPDEAAVVRARNAVQTPIDAITALQSKPSRVD from the coding sequence GGCGATTCCGAGAGAAACGAGCAAAGCTTGAAAACCTCGCTTGCGAGGCTGGAACAGGAAGCGGGCGCGGCCGGCGTCCGCATCGTCGAGGTGCAGGTTGCCCGGGACTTCGGCAGATCGTTTTTGATTTTGGAAGCCGGCGAGGGCAGGGAGGGCGCACCCGTCGAAGCCGTTTTTGAGCGGGCCGGCGTCCCCGTCGCGCTGCTGAAGCCGGTGCGCCTGGTCGGCAGCGAGCTGGAAGCGGTCAAACGGCAGCCGGACGGGATCGATTATTTGGTCGAATGGAACATTCCGGAGGATTTGACGATGGAGCAGTATTTGGAGCGCAAAAAACGGAATTCGGTTCATTATGCCGAAGTGCCCGAGGTGACGTTCTCGCGTACGTACGTATGCGAAGACATGTCCAAGTGTCTTTGCTTCTATCGGGCTCCGGACGAGGCGGCGGTCGTCAGGGCGAGAAACGCGGTGCAAACGCCGATCGACGCCATCACCGCGCTCCAATCGAAGCCGTCGAGAGTCGATTAA